A stretch of DNA from Bacteroidota bacterium:
CAGAACTGATGCATGCCATCGACAAGCACAGTAAAACACTGATTGTGACAAACATAGAATTGCTTCTAAATTATTGCGTGCGCTTTTACGACCGGCAATTCATCACCCGATCAAATGTGAATAAAGATATTTTGAGCAGATTTGAAGCATTACTGGATGATTATTTTGCATCCGAAAAACCAATGTTATTGGGCTTACCTTCAGTCAAATATTGTGCGGATAAACTTAATTTGTCAGCCAATTATCTGGGCGATCTGATCAAAAAGGAAACAGGGAAATCGCCCCTGGAACATATTCAAATAAAGTTGATCAACATTGCTAAAGAACGAATTTTCGATATGAAAAAATCGGTCAGTGAAATAGCTTATGAATTGGGATTTAAGCATCCTCAACACTTTAGCCGTATGTTTAAAAATGAAACAGGATTTTCGCCAAACGAATATAGAAATGAAAGTACTTTGCTAAATTAGATAGTTATGATTTAGCCTGTTTCAGGTCAAATCATAACTACATAATCATAAACCTTAGCGATTAACGCCTGAGGCTTTGATGGTCACATTTGCATCAGGCAATCCGGATGAGCTTACCCTAAGCTTAATATCCCCGGCTTGTCGAGTGCTTTTAATTACCACCAGCGCACGTCCATGCCAGGCTTTACGGGTATTTCCAACATAAGGACCAAGGTCTTTTAAATCAGCATTCCCCACGCCGGCA
This window harbors:
- a CDS encoding beta-galactosidase, whose product is KIWADGQDLSFVTIELTDKDGTIQPNAENQLLFNISGPGVIAGVGNADLKDLGPYVGNTRKAWHGRALVVIKSTRQAGDIKLRVSSSGLPDANVTIKASGVNR
- a CDS encoding helix-turn-helix domain-containing protein, encoding MNEIVKMENVSQYNSMFGLETFHPLVSVIDFSKSQQTQFIPRMSLGFYTIFLKDVNCGDIKYGRNYYDYQEGTLVFMAPGQVISIEKKIPRPKPKGMALLFHPDLLHGTTLGHNIKNYTFFSYEVHEALHLSEKERQIIIDCLSKIETELMHAIDKHSKTLIVTNIELLLNYCVRFYDRQFITRSNVNKDILSRFEALLDDYFASEKPMLLGLPSVKYCADKLNLSANYLGDLIKKETGKSPLEHIQIKLINIAKERIFDMKKSVSEIAYELGFKHPQHFSRMFKNETGFSPNEYRNESTLLN